A region of Marasmius oreades isolate 03SP1 chromosome 9, whole genome shotgun sequence DNA encodes the following proteins:
- a CDS encoding uncharacterized protein (CAZy:CE10): MGSASPSFPLTPTTTQGLLQHTSSSGFTRVFASEYRLSSGPPLPPKNPFPACLLDALAGYFYLVNTLKYLPENVILVGDSAGGLLVYQLVQYCVTYRGRGGGGGGEAEGTTPFPIPRGLLLLSPSVDCLLRPLPGTSMITNRRSDYLVAWFDKRYGVSALMGKGLVEVDLDHSWFSPGSMSDRDRDEEEELKSILRQFPKTMIVTGEAEMTRDCNRVLKDRMEREMGGGWVVYVEVEDAPHDILTSTV, from the coding sequence ATGGGCAGTGCATCCCCCTCGTTCCCCCTAACACCCACAACCACCCAAGGACTCCTCCAAcacacctcttcctccggGTTCACCCGCGTCTTCGCCTCCGAATATCGCCTCTCCTCCGGCCCCCCTCTCCCCCCAAAGAACCCCTTCCCAGCATGCTTATTAGACGCCCTCGCTGGGTACTTCTACCTAGTCAATACCCTTAAATACCTCCCAGAGAATGTTATTTTGGTGGGGGATTCGGCGGGAGGACTGTTGGTGTATCAGCTTGTTCAGTATTGTGTTACCTATCGTGgtcgtggaggtggaggtggaggtgaagCCGAAGGAACGACCCCCTTCCCAATCCCACGCGGCCTCCTCCTCTTATCGCCCTCCGTCGACTGTCTCCTCCGTCCTCTACCAGGGACAAGTATGATCACGAACAGACGATCCGATTATCTCGTTGCGTGGTTTGATAAACGCTATGGTGTATCTGCCTTGATGGGTAAAGGGCTTGTAGAAGTGGATTTGGATCATTCGTGGTTCTCTCCTGGGTCCATGAGTGATCGCGACCGcgacgaggaggaagaattgaagaGTATACTCAGGCAATTCCCAAAAACGATGATCGTTACTGGAGAAGCTGAGATGACGAGGGATTGTAACCGGGTATTGAAGGACCGGATGGAAAGGGAGATGGGGGGAGGGTGGGTGGTGTACGTGGAAGTGGAGGACGCGCCACATGATATTCTGACTTCGACGGTGTGA
- a CDS encoding uncharacterized protein (CAZy:AA3) — MSDPTTSSYDFVIVGGGTAGSVVASRLSEDFNVTVCVLEAGKDNTCFGFRNLGRPDILWPFTSVPQPFANDRVVSNLRGKALGGCSTVNLLTAMRGNAAEYDAYETLGNNGWNWKNLLPYFQKSETHTVTPEDRAQFGVELNMAYHGTDGPIHRTFPKWTSSGLSHYFEAMKSLGYKYNKDPCDGDNSGVWPVQFSIHATDAVRTDAASGYLKPAEKRDNLHVLTGTYVTKIILEQHNGLAVAEGVEYIKDGETFRALAKREVILCAGAYKSPQILEISGIGDSKILKEHGLQCHVNLPGRFDHFWCSFTAETTAEIETHEVLFDRARAAQEWELYEKTKSGLLATNLGGSGFTMLPCVSFMDKDKFANLRAEASKLHPEEYEKVANVRKKWLTIGEVPFLELAFISGFMPTGDQQPEPGKKYVSCFIAIQHPFARGTVHIGSADPSAAPNIDPRLLDNKVDMGIMVEAIKFVRRIFASGEFKGTTKEIIPGVSVSSDEELEKFVRDVVQTVWHPIGTASMLPREDGGVVDASLKVYGTANLRVMDASIMPIHISGHPMLTVYAIAEKAADMIKSSYV, encoded by the exons ATGAGTGATCCAACTACGAGTTCCTATGACTTTGTAATTGTGGGCGGAGGAACGGCTGGCTCGGTGGTAGCCTCTCGCCTCTCCGAAGATTTTAATGTCACTGTCTGTGTATTGGAGGCAGGAAAAGACAACACCT GTTTTGGGTTCAGAAATCTTGGAAGACCTGACATTCTATGGCCCTTCACCTCAGTTCCCCAACCCTTCGCCAACGATCGTGTAGTGTCGAACCTAAG AGGTAAAGCGCTTGGAGGTTGTAGCACG GTAAACCTGTTGACAGCGATGCG AGGGAACGCTGCAGAATACGATG CTTATGAAACTCTTGGGAACAATGGTTGGAACTGGAAAAATCTACTTCCCTACTTTCAAAAG TCGGAAACCCACACAGTTACCCCTGAAGATCGTGCTCAATTTGGGGTTGAATTGAACATGGCGTACCATGGCACTGATGGTCCAATCCATCGTACTTTTCCCAAGTGGACGTCTTCTGGACTTTCTCATTATTTCGAAGCAATGAAGAGTTTGGGATATAAATATAATAAGGACCCG TGCGACGGCGACAATTCGGGCGTCTGGCCAGTCCAGTTTTCGATACATGCAACAGACGCAGTAAGAACTGATGCAGCCTCT GGATATCTGAAACCCGCCGAGAAGAGAGATAACTTGCACGTGCTCACTGGTACATATGTGACAAAGATAATACTTGAGCAGCACAACGGACTAGCGGTGGCCGAGGGAGTAGAATACATCAAAGACGGGGAGACTTTCAGAGCGCTCGCTAAGAGGGAGGTCATTCTCTGCGCTGGGGCATACAAATCCCCTCAGATTCTGGAGATTTCTG GCATTGGTGATTCCAAAATCTTGAAAGAGCACGGTTTACAATGTCATGTCAATCTGCCTGGT AGGTTT GATCACTTTTGGTGCTCGTTTACCGCTGAGACTACCGCTGAGATCGAGACCCACGAGGTTTTATTTGACCGGGCTCGTGCAGCTCAGGAATGGGAACTATA tgaaaagacaaaaagcgGTTTACTCGCCACCAATCTCGGTGGATCGGGCTTCACTATGCTACCTTGCGTTTCCTtcatggacaaggacaagtTTGCGAACCTCAGGGCTGAGGCTTCTAAACTTCATCCTGAAGAGTATGAGAAGGTGGCGAACGTCCGCAAGAAGTGGCTGACTATTGGCGAAGTACCGTTCTTGGA ACTCGCGTTCATCTCCGGATTTATGCCCACTGGTGATCAGCAACCCGAACCTGGCAAGAAATACGTGTCATGTTTTATTGCCATTCAACACCCTTTCGCACGAGGAACGGTTCATATAGGTTCTGCAGATCCCTCAGCAGCACCGAATATCGACCCCCGGTTGCTCGATAACAAAGTTGATATGGGGATCATGGTTGAAGCGATCAAGTTCGTTCGTCGCATTTTTGCGTCTGGAGAGTTCAAGGGGACAACAAAGGAAATTATCCCGGGTGTTAGTGTCTCGTCCGACGAGGAGCTCGAAAAGTTTGTCCGTGATGTGGTGCAGACTGTATGGCACCCGATCGGAACTGCGTCGATGTTGCCGCGGGAAGATGGCGGAGTGGTAGATGCTAGCTTGAAGGTGTATGGAACGGCGAATTTGCGTGTG ATGGATGCTTCGATTATGCCGATTCATATATCGGGTCATCCGATGTTAACAGTCTACGCGATTGCTGAGAAG GCTGCGGATATGATTAAATCCTCGTACGTCTGA